ATGACGATGGTGGGCAATGGATCGCCCGGACCGCACAACAGATCCCCGCGCTGGTAGACGTATTCTTCCCGTTCGATGCCGCGCAGGACGCCGCGTATGAAGATGTCGTCGCCGCACAGCATTGGCAGCGCGGGGTCCCGGCGGAACTCTTCACGCAAGGCCAGGGTCGTGATCTGGCCCTTGCGGAGCGGCGTACGGTCGCGCACGTAGGCGGGTGAGTCCGGCTCATCCTCGGACAGGCGTAGCTTCGACAGGTCGCGGAGCGCCCGCACCACTTGTCGTTGTCCCGAACCCGGCCGGTCCGAGGTCGATTGGACGTCGATGGCGGTGTGCGCCAGATCGACATCGCTCCCGCCGATGCGGTTTCGCGATGGATAGAACACGTGGCGGTAGCACTGCTGGACGGCTATCGCCAACTCCTGCTCGGAGCGCGCTTCCAGCTCGCGGATCTTGTCCTGCTGGTGTTCGGCGAGGTCGACGAGACGCTCGGGCTTCTTGAGATCCTGCAACGCCAGCCGCCGTTGCGCCTTGCGCCGCATTTCCTCCTTGCGGGCGTCTTCCGCAGCCAGGAACACCAGATTATTGCGCAGCGCCCGCAGGGCCGAGCCTTCTGAGCCCTTGCGGGAGTGGATGCGCGCGATCAATTCGGGAACGCTCTCCACGGCGCTACCGATGGCGACGCCGTCGTAGGCGAGCACGATCAGCCTTGGGCGGCCGTCACCGACTTCGTCCGGCACGTCGAAGGGACCGCCGGGAAAGGGAATGGCTTCGAAGGCGCCGCCCGCGCCGCCGCTGAAGATGCCGCGAATGCGATCGTCCAGATGCGCGCGGGTCTCGCCGGCGTCGACGTGTTGCTCCTCGCGGCGGATGATCTGGCTGAGGTTCGCTTCGGCAAGAAAGCGCAGGGGCGCGCCAGGCCGGTCGTCGAGATAGGCCGATTCGGCGACGAACTTTCGCCGCGCCTCCTCAATGAAGCTCGTGTCCGCGGCCGGCGCCAGTACCGAGTACCGCAGTTGATGGGGCGACAGGCCCTTCAGCGGGTCATTGAAGGCCAGGCTGTGCATGAAAATCGTGCGCGCTACATACGTGGCGTAAGGCGGCAGGCCGCGGTGATGCTCGGCGTCGATCTCCCCGGCAAGCGCCCTCTTCTCCGTACCGGCCACGTCATTGGCGATGGCGGGCAGGTACGCTGTCTGGCCGAGACGGGTAACGATCTCCTGCCGGATCGGCTCGTAGCCGGGGTCGATGTGGTGGAGATGGATCGCGGTGGCGTCCGCAGGTCGTTGATCCCAGAGATGGCCGATGGTGCGGGCCAGGAGCCGCAGCATCCCGCGTACGCGCTGGAAGTTGCCCAGGGTTGCAGTCTTGGCGGTCAAGGTCGCCAGCACTTCTGGATGGAGCGGGTAACTGGCGAGAAAAGACTCCGTTGTCTCGGGTCGGCCGGCCTCTCCCGACAGGGATTCACCGGCGGCAGTCCAGAGGTCGCGGTAGGCAGCGACCACCGAAGACGCCTGGGAATCGTCAATCGATTCGAAAAGGCGGCGGCGCAACACCTGCGCCGTCTCGTCTTCTTCCGTGGGGTTCAGCAGGGTAGCCTTCCGGGCGGAAACGCTTTCGGCTTCGGCCATCCGGTCGGCGATGAACTGGTTCTCCGCGCTATAGGCGTCGGTGGCGCGGCCGTCCTTGCCGATGGCGAGAGTGTAGACGAGGGCCGCATTGGGCGCACCCTCCACGGCCTTGAACAGGGATGTCAGGAAAGCCGTCAACTGGTCGTGGGCATCATCGAATTGCCGCACCTTGCGCAGGTAT
This Deltaproteobacteria bacterium DNA region includes the following protein-coding sequences:
- a CDS encoding DUF499 domain-containing protein; protein product: MTVPTIFDTCRPREDVLKGAITEADFAADLAQVILGEGGAEYLDPVRFFAHTWPTRGLKNLLANVCRRLSGSGGEVAAIFRLDTSYGGGKTHGLIALAHAARGMANVPNAAEFVEPDLLPHGPVRVAAFDGENADPANGRAMGNGVLACTPWGEIAYTLAGREGYERVRNSDEHRVAPGAETLRELFGGEPVLILLDELSVYLRKVRQFDDAHDQLTAFLTSLFKAVEGAPNAALVYTLAIGKDGRATDAYSAENQFIADRMAEAESVSARKATLLNPTEEDETAQVLRRRLFESIDDSQASSVVAAYRDLWTAAGESLSGEAGRPETTESFLASYPLHPEVLATLTAKTATLGNFQRVRGMLRLLARTIGHLWDQRPADATAIHLHHIDPGYEPIRQEIVTRLGQTAYLPAIANDVAGTEKRALAGEIDAEHHRGLPPYATYVARTIFMHSLAFNDPLKGLSPHQLRYSVLAPAADTSFIEEARRKFVAESAYLDDRPGAPLRFLAEANLSQIIRREEQHVDAGETRAHLDDRIRGIFSGGAGGAFEAIPFPGGPFDVPDEVGDGRPRLIVLAYDGVAIGSAVESVPELIARIHSRKGSEGSALRALRNNLVFLAAEDARKEEMRRKAQRRLALQDLKKPERLVDLAEHQQDKIRELEARSEQELAIAVQQCYRHVFYPSRNRIGGSDVDLAHTAIDVQSTSDRPGSGQRQVVRALRDLSKLRLSEDEPDSPAYVRDRTPLRKGQITTLALREEFRRDPALPMLCGDDIFIRGVLRGIEREEYVYQRGDLLCGPGDPLPTIVIDEQSAVFTMAYAMDKGIWPRKQPEPPDRETKYVEPVNEGGGQVVDPPPDEQPSPGALSAEGLLTEALARLWEQARDRNIEKIAVLTIRLFEAGDAFRLLGAMGAVSGADKLVTLTGGYETRDQGSFELVFQGPVSDAQPVREFLEPQLRDAASRTLEVGFELTFTEGLPMQGDAAEKMTERLSRFASGAAFVMATAREAAA